The proteins below are encoded in one region of Brassica napus cultivar Da-Ae chromosome A6, Da-Ae, whole genome shotgun sequence:
- the LOC125609952 gene encoding uncharacterized protein LOC125609952, translated as MTFVYGDPVLERRDQVWERLTRFSTTRTRPWFMIGDFNEITDHNEKEGGRQRSDSSFLPFKQILTDCGIAVGNADWHEKFPHSNAKYLRLWGSDHRPILADILKKPTRRSKKFKFDRRWLDNEELRQVILEGWKSPDLPPNATIMEHISSCRKALSEWRKQHNINSAKLVEELKEKVEGLYADDNATTEEIAAALKELSDALKAEEMFWKQKSRVFWLREGDKNTKFFHALTKQRRARNKITQLRDVDGNIVEDEEGLVAIATSYFRQIFESSTPEDIEEALSEVPTTIIGSMNDSLTAPISEWEVKLALFAMHPDKAPGPDGMTALFYQQFWDIVKQDLTLMVNKFLFEGHIANGLNDTNICLIPKTTKPNDMAQFRPISLCNVSYKIVSKVLCQRLKKVLPGLISETQSAFVTGRQISDNIMIAQEMFHALRTKPSGRNKRMAIKTDMSKAYDRMEWSFIEAVMRKMGFSETWITWIMRCITSVKYKVLMNGQPRGNIVPGRATRQEVKDTLGIHNDGGMGKYLGIPEDISGSKCKLFAFLKDDLMHRVNGWTGRWLSKGGKEVMIKSILLALPTYVMSTFLLPLEICENLASAIAQFWWSSNPPKRGIHWAKWEKVCLPKEEGGIGFHLIHEFNLALLAKQLWRLVQYPDSLVARVLRGRYYRMTSPLRAISTSSPSYVWTSISAARKLLLLGIRQKIQSGYDVRVWEDPWIPKTPARPARPIAPVMHLNMRVSDIINQESKEWDVGLLDDYVHPDDIPLIRSMAISSTHRRDTFCWNYTRNGQYTVKSGYWVAQNLLKQ; from the exons AT AGCAGTAGGAAATGCTGATTGGCATGAGAAGTTCCCACACTCTAATGCCAAGTACTTGAGATTATGGGGATCGGACCATCGTCCGATTCTTGCAGACATACTGAAAAAGCCAACGAGAAGATCAaagaaattcaaatttgataGGAGATGGCTAGACAATGAAGAACTGAGGCAAGTCATTCTTGAGGGATGGAAATCTCCTGATCTACCCCCCAATGCGACTATAATGGAACATATTTCTAGTTGTCGAAAAGCCTTGAGTGAGTGGAGGAAACAACACAATATCAACTCGGCAAAGCTAGTGGAGGAGTTAAAGGagaaagttgagggtttatatgCAGACGACAATGCGACGACGGAGGAAATTGCAGCAGCGTTGAAGGAACTCTCTGATGCTCTTAAGGCAGAAGAAATGTTCTGGAAACAAAAGAGTAGAGTGTTTTGGCTGAGAGAGGGAGataaaaataccaaattttTTCATGCCTTAACGAAGCAAAGGAGAGCGAGGAACAAAATCACGCAGCTTCGGGATGTTGATGGTAACATAGTTGAGGATGAGGAAGGCCtggtagccattgctactagctaTTTTCGGCAAATCTTCGAATCATCTACACCAGAAGACATTGAAGAGGCGCTATCTGAAGTTCCTACGACGATCATAGGATCAATGAATGACAGCCTCACAGCTCCTATTTCTGAATGGGAGGTTAAATTAGCTCTCTTTGCTATGCATCCAGATAAGGCGCCGGGaccagatgggatgactgcACTTTTTTACCAACAGTTTTGGGATATAGTCAAGCAGGATTTAACTCTTATGGTGAATAAATTCCTGTTTGAAGGACATATAGCCAATGGTCTGAATGATACAAACATATGCCTTATCCCGAAAACAACTAAGCCTAATGATATGGCTCAGTTTCGACCCATAAGCTTGTGTAATGTTAGCTACAAGATCGTCTCGaaggtcttatgccagagaCTAAAGAAAGTCTTGCCAGGATTGATATCAGAAACCCAGTCGGCCTTTGTTACTGGAAGACAGATTTCAGATAATATCATGATTGCTCAAGAGATGTTTCATGCCCTACGAACTAAACCGAGTGGACGTAATAAGAGGATGGCCATCaagacggatatgagtaaggcatatgataggatggaaTGGTCGTTTATCGAAGCTGTGATGCGTAAGATGGGATTCTCTGAGACATGGATCACCTGGATTATGAGGTGCATTACGTCGGTCAAATACAAAGTTCTCATGAATGGGCAGCCAAGAGGGAATATTGTTCCAGGTAGAG CCACCCGGCAAGAGGTTAAAGATACACTTGGAATACACAATGATGGAGGGATGGGAAAGTACTTGGGGATCCCAGAGGATATTAGTGGTTCTAAATGTAAACTTTTTGCATTTTTAAAGGATGATCTGATGCATAGAGTCAATGGATGGACTGGTCGATGGCTCTCAAAAGGGGGAAAGGAAGTAATGATCAAATCCATTTTACTCGCTCTTCCGACATACGTTATGTCGACGTTTCTGCTCCCATTGGAGATTTGTGAAAACCTCgctagtgccattgcacaattttggtggagctcGAATCCACCAAAAAGAGGAATACACTGGGCGAAATGGGAAAAGGTTTGTTTACCAAAAGAGGAGGGCGGTATTGGTTTTCATTTAATTCATGAGTTCAATCTAGCACTACTGGCAAAGCAACTATGGAGACTGGTCCAATACCCTGATTCACTGGTTGCCCGAGTATTAAGGGGGAGATATTATAGGATGACCTCGCCATTGAGAGCGATCTCTACTAGCAGCCCATCATATGTGTGGACAAGCATCTCCGCAGCAAGGAAGCTTTTACTGCTAGGTATCAGACAGAAGATTCAATCTGGCTATGATGTCAGGGTGTGGGAGGATCCGTGGATTCCAAAAACACCTGCTAGACCAGCTAGACCTATAGCGCCTGTGATGCACCTAAACATGAGAGTCAGTGACATCATTAATCAGGAATCAAAGGAGTGGGATGTAGGACTACTAGATGATTATGTCCATCCTGATGATATACCACTCATTCGCAGCATGGCCATAAGCTCTACTCATCGCCGAGATACTTTCTGCTGGAACTACACGAGGAATGGCCAATACACAGTCAAATCTGGATACTGGGTTGCTCAGAACCTGTTGAAGCAATGA
- the LOC125575764 gene encoding photosystem I P700 chlorophyll a apoprotein A2-like — protein sequence MALRFPRFSQGLAQDPTTRRIWFGIATAHDFESHDDITEERLYQNIFASHFGQLAIIFLRTSGNLFHVAWQGNFETWIQDPLHVRPIAHAIWDPHFGQPAVEAFTRGGALGTVNIAYSGVYQWWYTIGLRTNEDLYTGALFLLFLSALSLIGGWLHLQPKWKPRVSWFKNAESRLNHHLPGLFEVSSLAWTGHLVHVAIPASKGEYVRWNNILSVLPHPQGLGPLFTGQWNLYAQNPDSSSHLFGTSQGSGTAILTLLGGFHPQSQSLWLTDMAHHHQAIAILFLIAGHMYRTNFGIGHSIKDLLEAHIPPGGRLGRGHKGLYDTINNSIHFQLGLPLASVGVITSLVAQHMYSLPAYAFIAQDFTTQAALYTHQ from the coding sequence ATGGCATTAAGATTTCCAAGGTTTAGCCAAGGCTTAGCTCAGGACCCCACTACTCGTCGCATTTGGTTTGGTATTGCTACCGCACATGACTTCGAGAGTCATGATGATATTACTGAAGAACGTCTTTATCAGAATATTTTTGCTTCTCATTTCGGGCAATTAGCAATAATTTTTCTGAGGACTTCCGGAAATTTGTTTCATGTAGCTTGGCAAGGAAATTTTGAGACATGGATACAAGACCCTTTACATGTAAGACCgattgctcatgctatttgggATCCTCATTTTGGTCAACCGGCTGTGGAAGCATTTACTCGAGGAGGTGCTCTTGGCACGGTGAATATAGCTTATTCTGGTGTTTATCAGTGGTGGTATACAATCGGTTTACGTACTAATGAAGATCTTTATACTGGAGctctttttctattatttctttcTGCCCTATCCTTAATAGGGGGTTGGTTACACCTACAACCAAAATGGAAACCAAGAGTTTCATGGTTCAAAAATGCTGAATCTCGTCTGAATCATCATTTGCCAGGACTATTCGAGGTAAGCTCCTTGGCTTGGACAGGTCATTTAGTACATGTCGCTATTCCTGCATCCAAGGGGGAATATGTTCGATGGAATAATATCTTAAGTGTATTACCGCATCCCCAAGGGTTAGGCCCACTTTTTACGGGTCAGTGGAATCTGTATGCTCAAAACCCCGATTCAAGTAGTCATTTATTTGGTACCTCCCAAGGATCAGGAACTGCCATTCTAACCCTTCTTGGGGGATTCCATCCACAATCGCAAAGTTTATGGCTAACTGATATGGCACATCATCATCAAGCTATCGCAATTCTTTTCCTCATTGCGGGTCATATGTATAGAACTAACTTTGGAATCGGACACAGTATAAAAGATCTTTTAGAAGCACATATTCCTCCGGGAGGACGGTTGGGGCGGGGGCATAAGGGTCTTTATGACACAATCAATAATTCGATTCATTTTCAATTAGGCCTTCCTCTAGCCTCCGTGGGAGTTATTACTTCCTTGGTAGCTCAACACATGTACTCTTTACCTGCTTATGCGTTCATAGCGCAAGATTTTACGACTCAAGCTGCGTTATATACCCATCAATAA
- the LOC106426477 gene encoding uncharacterized protein LOC106426477, producing the protein MEVLCICGQWISKESLQWEFLVDLKRNASIISIEEDLLYEDLMKIVSEDFSVKEEEISLSYAILSTVQSEKQSLLYEGVSTVPLNALPDSASCNTQASDTFASTVPLNANPVILSTVQSEKQSLLYEGVSTVPLNALPDFSPVHIGLSPTTRGAGDIKVNSYFKTKRELMLRMKKWALEWKFEYKTVSSNKSRVLLSCVDENCTWRMRAIKLPVSDFFVVKKYVHEHTCDTTHRKANHRQASAKLLGSLISSNYGEKKEGLKPKQIIEQVRMLHGVHINYKQAWRVREEAQILVRGTPEDSYYNLSRWLYKITETNPGSLTYQHVDAAGKFKYAFVAFGPSIRGFSLMRRVIAVDGTFLKGKFNGTLLAACAQDGNYHLYPLAFAVVDAENGASWKWFFRGLSQKIPDASDLVFVSDRANSISSALEDVYPLSHHGICRIHLLRNITPTYAKTGLLPLVESAADAYTCHEFWLIFKDIKDKCPELAKYLEESDFRKWARSYAPANRYNIMTTNIAESLNSMLKMPRELPIISLLETIRLTMTTWFFERREAAAKHKHLVTPKVVQKLVSRLGAAMLLNVYQVDRSEFEVKNETMKFVVDLEKRHCTCNVFDIDKIPCIHAIAAAKHIKRDENRFVDASHLTETWAKAYAESIHPGGELSTSTYPENIDELSCPPPATKKKSGRPPTKRKRSVGEFGVPRSKSQSHKCSRCGTGGHNKITCQRPIG; encoded by the exons ATGGAAGTTTTGTGCATCTGTGGACAATGGATCTCAAAAGAATCTCTCCAGTGGGAGTTTCTTGTTGATTTGAAGAGGAATGCATCAATCATTTCCATAGAAGAAGATCTACTGTATGAAGATTTGATGAAGATTGTCTCTGAAGATTTTAGTGTTAAAGAGGAAGAAATCAGTTTGAGTTATG CGATTCTTTCTACTGTGCAGAGTGAAAAACAG AGTCTTCTATATGAAGGTGTTTCTACAGTTCCTCTGAATGCTCTTCCTGATTCAGCTAGCTGTAACACtcaagcttctgatacatttgcttctaCTGTTCCATTGAATGCTAATCCAGTGATTCTTTCTACTGTGCAGAGTGAAAAACAG AGTCTTCTATATGAAGGTGTTTCTACAGTTCCTCTGAATGCTCTTCCGGATTTTAGCCCTGTCCATATTGGACTTTCACCAACCACGAGAGGAGCTGGCGATATTAAGGTGAATAGCTATTTTAAGACAAAGAGAGAGTtgatgttgaggatgaagaaatgggcTTTAGAGTGGAAGTTTGAGTACAAGACTGTCTCTTCTAACAAGTCAAGAGTGCTTTTGAGTTGTGTTGATGAAAATTGCACGTGGAGGATGCGTGCTATCAAGCTACctgtttcagattttttcgtTGTTAAAAAGTATGTTCATGAGCATACATGCGATACAACACACAGGAAAGCCAACCACAGACAAGCATCTGCAAAGTTGTTGGGTTCTTTGATTTCCAGCAATTATGGAGAAAAAAAGGAAGGTCTCAAACCGAAACAGATCATTGAACAGGTCAGGATGCTGCATGGTGTTCACATCAATTACAAACAAGCTTGGAGAGTGAGAGAAGAAGCTCAGATTTTGGTTAGAGGGACTCCTGAAGACAGCTATTACAATTTGTCTAGGTGGTTGTATAAAATCACAGAAACAAACCCTGGTTCCTTGACTTATCAACATGTTGATGCTGCAGGAAAGTTCAAGTATGCATTTGTGGCTTTTGGTCCATCGATAAGGGGATTCTCATTGATGAGGAGAGTTATTGCAGTAGATGGTACATTTCTGAAGGGAAAATTCAATGGGACTTTATTGGCAGCTTGTGCTCAAGATGGGAATTATCATCTATATCCTCTCGCCTTTGCAGTGGTTGACGCAGAAAACGGCGCCTCTTGGAAATGGTTCTTTAGAGGTTTGAGCCAGAAGATCCCGGACGCTTCGGATCTTGTTTTTGTATCAGACAGGGCTAACTCCATTTCTTCAGCGTTGGAGGATGTATATCCCTTATCTCACCATGGAATTTGCAGGATCCATCTGCTCCGCAACATCACTCCTACATATGCGAAGACTGGGTTGCTACCTCTGGTGGAAAGCGCTGCTGATGCCTATACGTGTCACGAGTTCTGGTTAATCTTCAAGGACATAAAGGATAAATGTCCTGAATTGGCTAAGTATCTGGAAGAGTCTGATTTTAGGAAGTGGGCACGAAGCTATGCGCCTGCGAACAGGTATAATATCATGACTACCAACATTGCAGAGTCTCTCAATTCTATGTTGAAGATGCCTCGTGAGTTGCCCATTATCTCTCTCCTTGAAACTATCAGATTGACGATGACCACTTGGTTTTTTGAGCGACGCGAAGCGGCTGCGAAACATAAGCACCTGGTTACTCCAAAAGTTGTGCAGAAATTGGTATCTAGGTTAGGGGCCGCAATGTTGTTGAATGTGTATCAAGTTGATCGAAGCGAGTTTGAGGTGAAGAATGAAACAATGAAGTTTGTTGTTGACTTGGAGAAGCGGCATTGCACATGTAATGTTTTCGACATTGACAAGATCCCCTGCATCCATGCCATCGCTGCTGCTAAGCATATCAAGAGAGATGAAAACCGTTTTGTTGATGCTTCTCACTTGACAGAAACGTGGGCTAAAGCTTATGCTGAAAGCATACATCCTGGTGGAGAGTTGTCAACGTCCACCTATCCAGAGAATATTGATGAACTGTCTTGCCCACCTCCagctaccaaaaagaaaagtggACGCCCTcctacaaagagaaagagatccgtTGGCGAGTTTGGGGTTCCTAGATCTAAATCTCAGTCCCACAAGTGCAGCAGATGTGGCACAGGAGGGCACAACAAGATCACATGCCAGAGGCCTATAGGATGA
- the LOC106382266 gene encoding uncharacterized protein LOC106382266, producing MEEEQTQSVNPSEGDGDKKGKAKAVACKKNEAAGPSEDGVGKMAKEMEVKQGKSVKPSQDDHAKKGKPDVGKKKKANAQPVDLLPFLQREEKRPIRPRNPPIPVTPEVILPIDPFVTPEFPRFSRLAHWMDLRGIYRVPFYINGKEIEKEFFQKMDDAENNLNKEHINVAFEMLNCKRVEQGAWFRNNNLPAACFVPVKFLEVVGYAYESVRKPHKKKQTLLEGCVGELVKGLIHPKKVWLEDVDVIYGVIEDKLSYHYIGVEIQLMDNTITLFHCGLPKANIKRALNQIQELAVLISAIKMELLGEEVNFEDISPFEVKFAEGLPKTKFPYNCGIFVVKMLECRSLGLKSMANINDETAMDLRSKLCCEIFDQFMDKDFQEGQRK from the exons ATGGAAGAAGAGCAGACGCAGAGTGTGAATCCAagtgaaggagatggtgataaaaag GGGAAGGCGAAGGCTGTCGCTTGTAAGAAAAATGAAGCAGCTGGTCCATCAGAAGATGGTGTTGGGAAAATGGCAAAAGag ATGGAAGTAAAGCAGGGTAAGAGTGTGAAACCAAGTCAAGACGATCATGCAAAAAag ggGAAGCCTGATGttggtaagaagaagaaagcaaatgCTCAGCCAGTAGATTTGCTTCCTTTTCTACAGCGAGAAGAGAAGAGGCCAATACGACCTAGAAACCCTCCTATACCTGTAACACCTGAGGTAATCCTTCCAATTGATCCATTTGTGACACCTGAATTTCCTCGGTTTTCAAGGCTTGCACACTGGATGGATCTACGGGGCATATATCGTGT ACCGTTTTATATCAAtggaaaagaaattgaaaaagagttctttcaaaaaatggacgatgcagaaaacAATCTCAACAAAGAG CACATAAATGTTGCATTTGAAATGCTAAATTGTAAGAGGGTTGAGCAAGGTGCTTGGTTCCGCAACAACAATCTTCCAGCAGCATGCTTTGTACCAGTCAAATTcttagaagtggttgggtacgcTTATGAATCTGTCAGGAAGCcacataagaaaaaacaaacgtTATTGGAGGGCTGTGTAGGCGAACTTGTGAAAGGTTTAATACATCCAAAGAAGGTATGGCTGGAAGATGTTGATGTTATATATGGTGTCATTGAAGATAAGTTGAGCTATCACTATATTGGGGTGGAGATACAATTGatggacaacacaatcacaCTCTTCCATTGTGGTCTTCCAAAAGCAAATATCAAACGTGCTCTTAATCAAATCCAAGAACTGGCAG TGTTGATTAGTGCCATAAAGATGGAACTTCTTGGTGAAGAGGTTAATTTCGAAGATATCAGTCCATTTGAAGTTAAGTTTGCAGAAGGGCTTCCAAAGACAAAATTTCCATACAACTGTGGTATTTTTGTTGTGAAGATGCTGGAATGCAGGTCACTGGGATTGAAGAGCATGGctaatataaatgatgaaacTGCGATGGACTTACGAAGCAAGCTATGTTGTGAGATCTTCGACCAGTTTATGGATAAAGATTTCCAGGAAGGTCAAAGGAAGTGA
- the LOC125575768 gene encoding protein AGENET DOMAIN (AGD)-CONTAINING P1-like: MNEITKETPGSPIAQQNIETPVLTPIQTQQETHELMNEIISPNISDTQPNTRARRNLLTEQNKDVESRVQNPFEIGANVEISSQDDNTCHKWYPGNVLATYLVDGVEMVKVEYSVPSLDEKKRKRSVETRVSIDRIRPQPPPERSGAKKSYELMQDVEAFDNGAWCAGKVKVILFDGSCFVSLNNSKEQIYFHHSEMRKPRKWVDGVWEMTKR; the protein is encoded by the exons ATGAATGAGATCACGAAAGAGACACCTGGTTCTCCAATAGCTCAACAGAATATTGAGACTCCAGTCCTTACTCCAATTCAGACGCAGCAG GAGACTCACGAGCTTATGAATGAGATCATTTCACCAAACATTTCCGACACACAGCCAAATACCCGAGCTCGCAGAAATCTTTTAACAGAGCAAAATAAG GATGTAGAAAGCAGAGTTCAAAATCCCTTTGAGATCGGAGCAAATGTGGAGATTTCATCACAAGATGACAATACTTGTCATAAATGGTATCCAGGAAATGTGTTGGCAACATATTTGGTTGATGGGGTTGAGATGGTGAAAGTTGAGTACTCCGTCCCGTCTCTGGacgaaaagaagaggaaaaggagtgTTGAGACACGTGTATCAATTGACAGAATACGTCCTCAACCACCACCTGAGAGATCTGGAGCGAAGAAAAGTTATGAGCTAATGCAGGACGTGGAGGCGTTCGACAATGGTGCCTGGTGCGCTGGAAAAGTTAAAGTCATTTTGTTTGATGGCTCGTGTTTTGTCTCTTTGAACAATTCTAAAGAACAAATTTACTTCCACCATTCTGAGATgcgaaaaccaagaaaatgggTAGATGGTGTTTGGGAGATGAcaaaaaggtaa